Proteins from one Bos taurus isolate L1 Dominette 01449 registration number 42190680 breed Hereford chromosome 7, ARS-UCD2.0, whole genome shotgun sequence genomic window:
- the OR2T29C gene encoding olfactory receptor 2T29, whose translation MDKSTWATNHTGQLDFILMGLFSQSKHPAFLCVVIFVIFLMALSGNSILILLIYSDAHLHTPMYYFISQLSLMDMIYICVTMPKMLMDQVMGKNKISAPECGMQMFFYVTLGGSEYFLLAAMAYDRYVAICHPLHYSTLMSHKMWLFLVSGCWFLGSVDGFMLTLITMTFPFCRSREIHHFFCEVPAVMKLSCSDTSLYETLMYLCCVLMLLIPMTVISSSYSFILLTIHRMNSAEGRKKALTTCSSHMTVVILFYGAAIYTYMLPISYHSPEKDMAVSAFYTILTPVLNPLIYSLRNKDVIRALKKMLNLEYFREPRNKTFLY comes from the coding sequence ATGGACAAATCTACCTGGGCCACCAACCACACTGGACAGTTGGATTTCATCCTTATGGGACTCTTCAGTCAATCCAAGCATCCAGCTTTCCTCTGTGTGGTCATTTTTGTGATTTTCTTGATGGCCTTGTCTGGAAATAGCATCCTGATCCTTCTGATATATTCTGAtgcccacctccacacccctATGTACTATTTCATCAgccagttgtctctcatggacatGATATACATTTGTGTCACTATGCCCAAAATGCTCATGGACCAGGTCATGGGTAAGAATAAGATCTCAGCCCCTGAATGTGGAATGCAGATGTTTTTCTATGTGACACTTGGAGGTTCAGAATATTTCCTTCTGGCTGCCATGGCCTATgatcgctatgtggccatctgtcatccactccactattctacCCTCATGAGCCATAAGATGTGGCTGTTCTTGGTGTCTGGCTGCTGGTTTCTGGGATCAGTGGATGGCTTTATGCTCACACTCATCACCATGACCTTTCCCTTCTGTAGATCCCGGGAGATCCATCATTTCTTCTGTGAGGTCCCTGCTGTAATGAAGCTTTCCTGCTCAGACACTTCCCTGTATGAGACACTCATGTACCTGTGCTGTGTCCTCATGCTCCTCATCCCCATGACAGTCATTTCAagttcttattcattcatcctcCTCACCATCCACAGGATGAATTCAGCAGAGGGCAGGAAGAAGGCCTTAACCACTTGTTCTTCCCACATGACTGTGGTCATCCTCTTCTATGGAGCTGCCATCTATACCTACATGCTCCCCATCTCTTACCACTCCCCTGAGAAGGACATGGCTGTATCTGCCTTTTACACCATACTCACTCCTGTTCTAAACCCTTTAATCTACAGTCTTAGGAATAAGGATGTCATAAGGGCACTAAAGAAAATGTTGAATTTAGAATATTTCAGAGAACCACGAAATAAGACATTTTTATACTAg